Below is a genomic region from Telmatobacter sp. DSM 110680.
TACGTACTCCAATTTCGCGGGTGCGTTCGCCGACCAGGTAGGATGTGACGGCGAAGATTCCGACACAGGACATGGCCAGAGCGAGAACGGCAAACCCGGCGAGCAGAATCATGGAGAGTCTGCGAGGAGCAAGTGAGTTGGAGAGCACTTCGTTCATGGTCTGGACGGAGTAGATGACGGCTCCCGGATCGAGTTCTGAGACGGCGCGACGCACCGGGACCATGACTGCGGATGGATCATCGTGGGTGCGAATAACAACGGCGACGCCGTTGGCGACGAGGGCCATCAGTTTGGGCGGAAGCTGCATGAAGGGGTAGTAGAACTCGGCCTGGACAGGAGAACGCGCGTCATTGCCGGGTCCCCACTGTTTGACGTGCCCTACGACGCCGACGATCTCGGCTTCGACATCGAACTCCGCGATATGGATGTGCTGGCCGACAGGATTTTGATTTGGGAAGTAGGTTCGCGCAAAGACATCGTCGATGTCGACGACTACAGGCGCATTCTCATCGTCGTGGGGGGAGACAAAGCGGCCTCGCTCCAGGTTGATGCCCATCGCGTGATGGAATCCCGATTCGACCAGATAGAACATGGCCTGGGGCATGTCATTATCATTGGCCGGTTTAGGCTGTCCGTCGATCCAGAAAGGCAGTTCGGAGTCGTGGATTATGGGACGCGAGCCGAGGGTTACGGAGACGGCCTCGACGCCGGGAATAGCGCTGATGGCGGAATCGAAATGGCGTAGACGCGCGCGCGTTTCAGCCGAGGTGGTTTTGGCGGTCGTGGGTAAAGACAGAGAGAAGGTAATGGCATGGTCGGGAATGTAGCCGGGGTTCACGCGCCACAGTGCGGCGAGCGAGCGCAACATGAGCCCGGCGCCGATGAGAAGAACCAGCGCCATCGAAACTTCGACGACAACCATTACGCCTTGCAGGCGATGGCGTGCACCGCCTGCACCCTGGGTGCTTTGGCGCAGCATCTGTTGCAGGTTCTTTCGTGAGGATTTGAGTGCGGGAAGAAGACCGAAGAGGATGCCGCACAGGAGCGAGATCGAGAACGTGAATATGAGAACGCGCGTGTCGAGAGAGATTTCAGTTGTGCGAGGCAGAGCGGCCGGCAAGAGGGTAACGACAGTATGAGTGCCGATAAGGGCGAGAAGCAATCCGAATGTTCCGCCGATGGCAGAGAGAAGAATGCTTTCAGTAAGAAGTTGTCGGATCACGCGTACGCGGCTGGCACCGAGAGCGGCGCGCAGGGCGAATTCGCCTGATCTGCGGGTAGCGCGAGCGAGCAGCAGACTGGCAACATTGGCACACGCAATGAGCAGAACGAAGCCGACCGCTCCGAGAAGAACGAGAAGCAGCGGTTGCACGTCGCCGACGATGTCGTCTTTCATGGTGAAGAGGGAGATGCCAACGTCCTTATCAGCTTCGGGGTAGTTGATGGCGAGCGTGTGGGCGATGCCGTCCATATCGGATCTGGCTTGCACGAGGGTGACGCCCGGCTTGAGTCGGCCAACGGCGTGGGCGCTCATATCCACCCGGCGATCGAGGAAAGACGGATCAGTCCATTGACCGATGGGAGTGAAGACGTCGCGGTCAATGCCGTAGAACGCGAACCCGGGCGGGAGCACGCCGATGATCGCGTAGGTGGTGCCGTTAAGCTCGATCGATTGGCCAACGACGCTTGTTGACGCTGCGAAGCGCCGGTTCCACAGACCTGCGCTGACCAAGACAACGGGCGACGCGCCGGGATGATCGTAGTCGCGATTAAAGGTTCGGCCAAGTATGGGCTGCAGGCCGAGGGTGGCGAAAAATCCTGCGGAGACCATCAGGCCATTGATGCGTTCAGGTTTGGCCGTGCCGGTTAGGTTGTAGTCCTCGTGGCGATAGATGGCCATGGAGGAGAAGGTCTGGTTGGCGCGCTCCCAATCGAGAAAATTCGGGTAGCTGATGGGCGACCGATTCATCCCGGCGTTTTTCTCGTGGATGGCGACGAGTTGAGAGGATTGGGGATATGGAAGTGGGTTGAGAAGCACGCCGTTGACGACGGAGAACAGCGTAGTGTTGGCGCCGATGCCGAGTGAAAGAGTAAGAATGGCGATCGCCGAGAATCCGCGGGACTTAAGGAGCATGCGGAGGGAGTAACGGATGTCCTGCAGCAGGACGGACATGGCAGACCTCGCGACGTATCCCGAATCGTAACTTGGTTTCAGGAAGAGTGAACAGTGGAAAGTGAACATTGGTCAGTGGATAGGGACAAGCAGGTTTTGGAGAGATATGAGGTGGTCGGGCAAACGGCAATGCGGCTAGGCGGAGCCGGGGTCGTTTATAATGAGATGGCATTGGAACGTGCGAGAATTGCGCTTTTTTGAGAGAAATATGCCCCCGGAATGCTGGCGTTTGGTCGGCGAGGCGGCGAGGCTCTCACAGCATGCGCGTAGAGAGTAGAAGGCTTAAACCCACCCATGATTCGTTTTCTTCAGCAAGACAATCGCGTCGTTAAGGCACTTTTTGTTGTGATCATCGCCGCCGCGTCGGTTTCGATGGTTGTTTACCTGATTCCAGGGTTGACTGGCCAGGGCGCAGTTTCGGCGGGCACGTATGCCGTGGTGTACCCGAACTGGTACAGCAAGTTTTTCTCCAGCGGCGAAGCCATCAGCCAGGAAAAAGTTTCGATGCAGGCGCGGCAGCAACTGCAGCAGCGGAATCCGCAATATGCATCGAATCCGATGATTGTCAGCCTGTTTGAACAGCAGGTTGGCCAGCAGATGGTGCAGCAGCAGATTTTGCTGGCGGAAGCGGCCAAGCTGGGGATTTCGGCAAACAGTGATGACGTAAAGCAGTTTCTGCATGAGGGACAGGCGGGGCAGGTGCTGTTTCCGAACGGCAAGTTTATCGGGCAGGAGCAGTATGCCGCGATGATCGCGAGCCGCTTCGACATGTCGGTGGATGACTTTGAAGAGAGCGTTCGGCACGACATTACGATTCAGCGGTTGCGGGCGTATGTGACGGCCGGGTTGACGGTGAGCCCGAAGGAAGCGCGCGATCAGTATCTGAAGAACGGAACGAAGATCAAGTTCGAATACGCAGTGATTTCTACCGATGACATCCGCAAGTCGATCAACCCGAGCGACGCGGACCTTGAGGCATTCTTCAAGAAGAACGCAAGCCGATACGCGAATGCTGTTCCTGAAGAGCGGACTATCAGCTACTTCGCATTTACGCCGAACGATGTTCCAGGCGGAGTGCAGCAGCCGACGCAGCAGGAGATCGAGGCCTACTACAACGCGCACAAGGCGGAGTATTCGGTTCCGGAGCAAGCCAAGTCGCGGCACATTTTGATCCAGGTGGCGCAGGGTGCGGATGCTAAGACAGACGCGGCCGCGAAGGCAAAAGCTGAGGGGATTCTGAAGCAGATCCAGAGCGGTGGAAACTTTGCCGACCTGGCAAAGAAGAACTCGGACGATCCGGGCAGCAAGGATTCAGGCGGCGAACTTGGATTTGCGCAACGCGGCCACATGGTGCCTGAGTTTGACAATGCGATCTTCACACAGAAGATTGGCGACACGAAGATCGTGAAGACGCAGTACGGCTATCACATCGTGCAGGTGGAAGAGCGGAATGCGGCGCATGCACAGTCTTTGAGCGAGGTGCTGCCCACAATTCAGGCGACGCTTATCCGGCAGAAGTCTACTGCCGCGCAGGATGCGTATGCAAAGGCGCTGACGTCGGAGGCGATCAAGAACGGACTGGATAAGACAGCGGCTGCTCATCATCTGCAGGTGGTGACTACGCCACCGGTGAATGGTTCGGGTGTGATTCCTGCGTTGCCGGATGGTTCGCAATTGATCTCGCGTGCATTTGCGGCGAAGCCGACCGATCCGCCACAGAGCGCGCCTACGGGGGAAGGCTTTGCGGTGTTCCAGGTGAAGAGCGTGATTCCAGCGCATGCGCCTGCGTTTGCGGATTGGAAGAGCCATGTTGCCGATGACTATCGCAACGAGCAGGTTCCGGCCTTGATGTCGCAAAAGACCGCGGAACTGGCGGCCAAAGCCAAGGCCGAGAATGATCTTGCCAAGGCTGCCAAAGAAGTGGGCGCGAGCATGAAGACCAGCGATCTCGTAGACCAGACCGGGCAGGTTCCGGAACTGGGCGCGGTGGGGCAGGTGGCTCCGCAGTTATTCCAGATGACTCCGGGCACGATTACCGGGCCGATCAATGCGGGACGTACGGGAGTTGTGGCGAAACTGGTGGATAAGCAGCAGCCGAGCGACTCCGATATTGCGAAGAATCTCGACCAGACGCGCGACCAGATTCTCGAACAGAAGCGGCAGGAAGCGTTCGAGATTTTTGCCAACAGCATTATCACCGATTACAAGAAGAACAACCGGGTACGGATCAACGCGAAGACGCAGAGCCCACTGGCCGGCGAATAGCTCATCGAGATCCCTGGGGGGAGAAGGCCCGCTTCTGATGTTAGGAGCGGGCCTTGGTGTTTGTGACGGAAGTGCGGGGGCTGCGCACGCATCCATATATACAGCGGAGATAATAGGCTCATGGAGTTTCAGCGCTCGTCCGGCGTTTTATTGCATATCAGCTCTTTGCCCTCCTACGGAGGGATTGGGGACCTTGGTCCTGCGGCTTATGAATTTGTAGAGTTTCTGGCTGCGGCGAAACAGCATGTGTGGCAGGTGCTGCCGCTTTGTCCGACGGGTTATGGAAATTCGCCGTATGCAGGATCGTCGGCTTTCGCGGGAAATCCGTTTCTGATCAGCCTGGAATACCTGGTGGATTGGGGATGGATCAGCGGAGAGCGGATTGCAGGCCTGATGGGTCGCGGCGGCAATGTGGATTTCGGGCAGGTCGAGCAGCGGAAGCTTCCATTGCTATATGAGGCGGCTGGAAATTTTCTCGATCGTGGTCCGCTTGAAACAGAGCTGGCGGGGCAGTGGCAGCGGTTCCAGGAATTTTGCAGCGCCGAGTCAGGGTGGTTGACGGATTACGCGATGTACGCGGAGCTGCGGCGGCGGTTCAATACGGGCGCATGGACGCAATGGCCGGAGACGATCCGGCGTCGCGAACCGAAGGCGCTGGCGCAGGTGGCAGCTGATTCCGGTCGGATGCTGGCGCTGGAGCAGGTTCTGCAGTTTGCATTTGCGGTGCAGTGGAACAATCTGCGGGCGGCGGCAGCGCAGCACTCGATCCGCATACTTGGCGACGTGGCAATTTTCGTGAACTTCGATTCGGCGGATGTGTGGACGCATCCGGACATTTTTGAGCTTGATGCTGATCTGAAGCCGATTCACATTGCCGGGGTGCCCCCGGATTATTTTTCACCGACGGGGCAGCGATGGGGAAATCCGCTCTATCGGTGGGATGTGCTGCGTGCGCGCGGATTTGACTGGTGGATCGATCGGATTCGCCGTTCGCGCGATTTGTACGACATGGTGCGCCTGGATCATTTCCGCGGCTTCGCGGCGTACTGGGCGATTCCAGCGGATGAGGCGACGGCTATTAACGGAGCGTGGGTGAAGGCTCCGGGGCTGGAATTATTCCGCGCGTTGGAGGTAGCTCTGGGGCCGTTGCCGCTAGTAGCGGAAGACCTCGGCTTGATTACACCCGACGTTGAAGCGTTGCGGCTGGAATTGACGATGCCGGGGATGCGCGTGTTGCAGTTTGGATTTGGAGACAAGGGATCGCACATGCATCTGCCGCACCAATGCGTGCCCGGAATGGTTGCATACACCGGGACTCACGACAACGACACCACGGTTGGCTGGTGGGCAAATCTGGGTCCAGAGCCACGGGCCGCGGTGGAGGCGCTGATTGGTCCCGTGAATGATCGGCCGACCTGGCCGCTGATTAGGGCAGCCGAGGGAAGCGTGGCTGAGATCGCGATTGTTCCGGTGCAAGACCTGCTGGAGTTTGGCTCGGAAGCGCGCATGAATACTCCAGCTGTGCCACAGGGAAACTGGAGTTGGCGCGTGCCAGAAGGCAGTTGGACAGCGGAGCTGGCAGGGCGAGTGGCGGCGATTGTCGATATCACCGATCGCGATAACGATCCGTTGAAGGTTGTGGAGACTGATCTGATAACAGCGGTCGTTTAAGTCGCGTGACGGGCACGGTGTCGGTTGAACGCGTGACCTTGTTATCCTTACCCCACATGGAAACAGCGGCGATTCAGACCCACGGGCTCACGCGATGCTTTGGCGCGCTGACCGCGGTGCAGGATGTGACGTTCACGGTGGCAACCGGGCAGTTCTTCGGATTTCTGGGACCGAATGGGGCGGGCAAGTCCACCACCATCAAGATGCTGACGGGGCTGCTTGAGCCAACAGCGGGCACAATCGAGATTCTGGGAAAGCCATTCAGCGCAAACGCGCTAGATCTGAAGCGGCAGATTGGGGTGGTTCCGGAAGGGATGGCGCTGTTGGGGCGCCTGACTGCGCCGGAGTATCTGCGTTTTGTAGGCCGGATGTACGGGCTGGAGCGCGATACGGTGAATCGCCGTACCGAGGAGTTGCTGGAGTTTATGCAACTTGCGGACGAGCGACGGAAACTGGTTACGGATTTCTCGCATGGCATGCAGAAGAAGCTGGCGCTGGCGGCGGCGGTGATTCACGGGCCCCGCGTGCTGTTTCTGGATGAGCCGTTTGAGGGTGTGGATGCGATTGCGGCAGGGATGCTGAAGACCATGCTGCAAGGGATGATCAATCGCGGCGCAACGATTTTTTTGACGACGCATGTCCTGGAAATTGTGGAGCGGCTTTGCAGCCACGTGGCGATTATTCATCAGGGGCGGCTGGTAGCGAACGGATCGCTGGAGGAACTGCGCGCGGGAGTGGCGAGTACGCTGCCGGGCGCCGAGAGTGAGCAGCGGCTAACCCTGGAAGAGATTTTTCTTTCGATAGTCGGGGCGAGCGGGCAGGAGCAGGCACCGGAGCTTTCATGGCTGGCCTAGCGCAAGCTGAAATTACGGCAACGGGTTCAGGCGGTCCGTTTGGGCGGATGGCGCGACGGCAGTATGCGGCGCTCGTCGTGATGCGCTGGCGCATGGTCACGAACAATTTGCGCTCTGTACAGGGAGCGTTCGAGATTGGGGCGCGCGGAATTGGTCTGATCATTTACACGATCATGGGAATTGCCCTGGGCTTCGGTTTGGGAGGCGGTGCCTATTCGATCGTTAAGAGTGGACATTTGCAATTTATGCCGGCCTTGTTCTGGACGGTGTTTCTGGTTTGGCAGGTGTTGCCGATTGCGCTGGCCTCATTCCAAGAGCAATTTGATCTCAACGGGTTGCTGCGGTTTCCAGTGGGCTTTGGATCGTTCTATCTCCTGAACCTGGTCTTCGGGCTTGTGGATGTGCCGACGATCCTGGGAGGAATCTGCAGTATTGGAATTTTGACGGGCGTAACCCTGGCGCGGCCTGTGTTGTTTTTCAGAGCGACCTCAGTGCTTGCAATCTTCGCCTTATTCAACATTCTGCTGGCGCGAACAGTCTTGGCTTGGGTAGATCGATGGCTGGCGAAGCGCAGGACACGCGAGGTGGCGAGCGCAATATTTTTACTGATGATGCTGAGCTTGCAACTGCTGAATCCGGCTCTTCGGAGTGGTACTCATTTTCAAAAGCCAGACAAAGTAACGGCAAAATCGAACCAGCAGAACATCATGAAGCGAATAAATGCCTGGGCTAAGACCGCACATGCGCTGGAAGTCTGG
It encodes:
- a CDS encoding ABC transporter permease → MSVLLQDIRYSLRMLLKSRGFSAIAILTLSLGIGANTTLFSVVNGVLLNPLPYPQSSQLVAIHEKNAGMNRSPISYPNFLDWERANQTFSSMAIYRHEDYNLTGTAKPERINGLMVSAGFFATLGLQPILGRTFNRDYDHPGASPVVLVSAGLWNRRFAASTSVVGQSIELNGTTYAIIGVLPPGFAFYGIDRDVFTPIGQWTDPSFLDRRVDMSAHAVGRLKPGVTLVQARSDMDGIAHTLAINYPEADKDVGISLFTMKDDIVGDVQPLLLVLLGAVGFVLLIACANVASLLLARATRRSGEFALRAALGASRVRVIRQLLTESILLSAIGGTFGLLLALIGTHTVVTLLPAALPRTTEISLDTRVLIFTFSISLLCGILFGLLPALKSSRKNLQQMLRQSTQGAGGARHRLQGVMVVVEVSMALVLLIGAGLMLRSLAALWRVNPGYIPDHAITFSLSLPTTAKTTSAETRARLRHFDSAISAIPGVEAVSVTLGSRPIIHDSELPFWIDGQPKPANDNDMPQAMFYLVESGFHHAMGINLERGRFVSPHDDENAPVVVDIDDVFARTYFPNQNPVGQHIHIAEFDVEAEIVGVVGHVKQWGPGNDARSPVQAEFYYPFMQLPPKLMALVANGVAVVIRTHDDPSAVMVPVRRAVSELDPGAVIYSVQTMNEVLSNSLAPRRLSMILLAGFAVLALAMSCVGIFAVTSYLVGERTREIGVRMALGAQRADVLRLVVGQGTRTVLLGIFIGIAAALILTRLIGNQLYGISAHDPFTFAGVAIVLTVVAVFACYIPARRATRIDPVVALRSE
- a CDS encoding peptidyl-prolyl cis-trans isomerase translates to MIRFLQQDNRVVKALFVVIIAAASVSMVVYLIPGLTGQGAVSAGTYAVVYPNWYSKFFSSGEAISQEKVSMQARQQLQQRNPQYASNPMIVSLFEQQVGQQMVQQQILLAEAAKLGISANSDDVKQFLHEGQAGQVLFPNGKFIGQEQYAAMIASRFDMSVDDFEESVRHDITIQRLRAYVTAGLTVSPKEARDQYLKNGTKIKFEYAVISTDDIRKSINPSDADLEAFFKKNASRYANAVPEERTISYFAFTPNDVPGGVQQPTQQEIEAYYNAHKAEYSVPEQAKSRHILIQVAQGADAKTDAAAKAKAEGILKQIQSGGNFADLAKKNSDDPGSKDSGGELGFAQRGHMVPEFDNAIFTQKIGDTKIVKTQYGYHIVQVEERNAAHAQSLSEVLPTIQATLIRQKSTAAQDAYAKALTSEAIKNGLDKTAAAHHLQVVTTPPVNGSGVIPALPDGSQLISRAFAAKPTDPPQSAPTGEGFAVFQVKSVIPAHAPAFADWKSHVADDYRNEQVPALMSQKTAELAAKAKAENDLAKAAKEVGASMKTSDLVDQTGQVPELGAVGQVAPQLFQMTPGTITGPINAGRTGVVAKLVDKQQPSDSDIAKNLDQTRDQILEQKRQEAFEIFANSIITDYKKNNRVRINAKTQSPLAGE
- the malQ gene encoding 4-alpha-glucanotransferase, with protein sequence MEFQRSSGVLLHISSLPSYGGIGDLGPAAYEFVEFLAAAKQHVWQVLPLCPTGYGNSPYAGSSAFAGNPFLISLEYLVDWGWISGERIAGLMGRGGNVDFGQVEQRKLPLLYEAAGNFLDRGPLETELAGQWQRFQEFCSAESGWLTDYAMYAELRRRFNTGAWTQWPETIRRREPKALAQVAADSGRMLALEQVLQFAFAVQWNNLRAAAAQHSIRILGDVAIFVNFDSADVWTHPDIFELDADLKPIHIAGVPPDYFSPTGQRWGNPLYRWDVLRARGFDWWIDRIRRSRDLYDMVRLDHFRGFAAYWAIPADEATAINGAWVKAPGLELFRALEVALGPLPLVAEDLGLITPDVEALRLELTMPGMRVLQFGFGDKGSHMHLPHQCVPGMVAYTGTHDNDTTVGWWANLGPEPRAAVEALIGPVNDRPTWPLIRAAEGSVAEIAIVPVQDLLEFGSEARMNTPAVPQGNWSWRVPEGSWTAELAGRVAAIVDITDRDNDPLKVVETDLITAVV
- a CDS encoding ABC transporter ATP-binding protein; protein product: MTLLSLPHMETAAIQTHGLTRCFGALTAVQDVTFTVATGQFFGFLGPNGAGKSTTIKMLTGLLEPTAGTIEILGKPFSANALDLKRQIGVVPEGMALLGRLTAPEYLRFVGRMYGLERDTVNRRTEELLEFMQLADERRKLVTDFSHGMQKKLALAAAVIHGPRVLFLDEPFEGVDAIAAGMLKTMLQGMINRGATIFLTTHVLEIVERLCSHVAIIHQGRLVANGSLEELRAGVASTLPGAESEQRLTLEEIFLSIVGASGQEQAPELSWLA